A section of the Meles meles chromosome 8, mMelMel3.1 paternal haplotype, whole genome shotgun sequence genome encodes:
- the ATP5MG gene encoding ATP synthase subunit g, mitochondrial, translated as MAQFVRNLAEKAPALVNAAVTYSKPRLATFWHYAKVELVPPTPAEIPTAIQSLKKIVKSAQTGSFKQLTVKEALLNGLVATEVWMWFYVGEIIGKRGIIGYNV; from the exons ATGGCCCAGTTTGTCCGTAACCTCGCGGAGAAGGCTCCGGCGCTGGTGAACG ctgCTGTGACTTACTCGAAGCCTCGATTGGCCACATTTTGGCACTATGCCAAAGTTGAGCTGGTTCCTCCAACCCCTGCTGAGATCCCTACAGCTATTCAGAGCTTGAAAAAAATAGTCAAGAGTGCTCAAACTGGTAGCTTCAAACAGCTCACAGTTAAG GAAGCTCTGCTGAATGGTTTGGTGGCCACCGAGGTGTGGATGTGGTTTTATGTCGGCGAGATCATAGGCAAGCGTGGCATCATTGGCTATAATGTTTGA